AATTGTCGTTTCATAAGATACCGAAGGGCTTGTGACTGCGAGAACAAGATCTCCGTCTTTGATTTTGACGTGTTTATGACGACGATGAGCCATATCACCCAAAGCTTTGAGTGGCTCACCCATCCGACCAGTTTCTAAAATCACCAGCTCATTATCAGCAAATTTCTTAATTTCCGCTGGCTTGATAATAGATTTCTTATCAACAATTTTCAATTTTTTCAGGCGAGTCGCTGTTTCGATGATTTGATCCATATCTTCGCCAGTAAAAGCAACCCGACGCCCAAGTTTAATTGCCGCATCAATCGTTTGCTGAATACGTCCCAAATTCCCAGCATTACAAGCAATGATCACACGACCTTCGCTATCATTGATATGGTCATAAATTTTGTCATAAATTTCATGCTCACTCGCTGATTGCAATGTTGACAAAGCATTTGGCGAAGACGAAAGAAGAGCCAACACATTGCTGCTTCCAATCTCAGCCAAACGACGCATATTTGTACGATAACCATTGGCAACCGCTGGATCGAAACGGAAGTCTCCTGTATAAACAATATTTCCAGAATCAGTTCCAATAACAATCCCCAAACTTTCTGGAATCGTATGTGTTGTTGAAAAGAATGAGATTACTGCCTTACCGAAATCAATCTCTGTATCTTCTGTCACAACATGAAAATCATTGAATTTGCGACTATCACCATAATTTTTAACATTGATTTTTGCTAACTCAATCGTCAATTCTGAGCCAAAGACAGGAACCTTCAACTCTGAGACAATATAAGGTAAAGCACCGATTGAATCAGCGTGTCCATGTGTCAAGAAAATTCCAGCTACACGATCAGCATTTTCTGAGAGATATGTAATATCAGGAATGACAAAGTCAACTCCAAGTTGATCCATTTCAGCGTATTTCAGACCAGCATCAAGCACAAAAATCTGCTCCTCAACTTCAACCAAATACATATTTTTACCAAACTCACGTACGCCACCCAAAGGAGCGATTTTAATATTAGACATAAAAACCTTTCTTATTTAGTGTAATTATTTATTTTTCGATGTAAAAAAGAGCCTGTAAATCCTTGACAACTCGTCAATAAATCACAGTTCTAATTTGGAAATATCCTTGCCATATTCACTCTCGAGAACGGTCGAGTGGGACAAGCAATAAAAGATGATTCACTATTGCAGAATCAAAATAAAAGAGATTAGCATTCCAACCTCTACCGAGAATACACTACTATAATTCTAACCCAAATAGCTCAAAAAATCAAGCGAATGCCAATATATCACAGATTTCATCTCTTCATCAACTAAAAATAAAAAATACCCTAAGGGTATTTCTTATTTCCCAATTTTTTCAATAATTTTAGCTGCTTCTGTCTCGGTGCACGCAACTAAAGGCAGACGCAACGGTCCAACTTCATAACCTTTATGATTAAGCACTGCCTTAATCGGAGCAGGACTTGTCACACTAAAGAGGGCATTGATTTTAGGCAGAATCTGCCGTTGAATTGTCGCCGCTTTTTGGACTGATCCTTCATCAAGTTCCGTGAACATCTCATTGATTTCGTCTCCAAGAATATGACTGGCAACTGAGATAACCCCTTGACCTCCCAAAGCCTTAGCATGAAAAGCCAGCCCGTCTTCCCCTGTGTAAACCAAAAAATCATCTGGGGCATTTTCAATCAAATAAGCCAAATTATCTGTCGTTGTACATTCTTTCACAGCAATAACATTTTCCAACTCGGCTAAGCGCAAAATATTATCTGGTTGGATTTCCGTCACCACTCGTCCTGGAATATTATACAAGATAATTGGTAAATCACTCGCCGTCGCAATCGCTTTAAAGTGCTGATAAATTCCTTCTTGTGAAGGTTTATTGTAGTAGGGAGTTACAGCCAGCCCAGCATCAATATAGCCAAGCTTTGCAACTTCTTTGACAAATTCAATCGAGTCACGTGTATCATTTGTTCCAACCCCTGCAATCAACGGGACGCGCCCTGCAACCAGTTGATTAACTGCAGCAAAGATTTCCAATTCCTCATCGTGCGTTAACGTTGGGGACTCAGCTGTTGTCCCTGCTAAGATTAATCCTTGAGTGTGATGAGCCAATAAATCCTCAATCAACTTTGGAAAAGCAGCAAAATTGATTTCACCATTTTCTTTAAAAGGTGTCACCAAAGCTGTGATAATTTGAGCATTTTTTAATTTTTCAATTGTTTCTTTTGCTGACATTTTATTCTCCTTATAGATGAGCTATTTTTAGCTCTGTCAAAGAGGTCAAAAAACCTCTATTTGTGGCAAAAGAGGTTCTTAAAAGTTCGTCAAAAATGATTTTGATTAGCTCCCCTTTCCCTCTTACCGAGAGAAAGACAG
The DNA window shown above is from Lactococcus sp. S-13 and carries:
- a CDS encoding ribonuclease J codes for the protein MSNIKIAPLGGVREFGKNMYLVEVEEQIFVLDAGLKYAEMDQLGVDFVIPDITYLSENADRVAGIFLTHGHADSIGALPYIVSELKVPVFGSELTIELAKINVKNYGDSRKFNDFHVVTEDTEIDFGKAVISFFSTTHTIPESLGIVIGTDSGNIVYTGDFRFDPAVANGYRTNMRRLAEIGSSNVLALLSSSPNALSTLQSASEHEIYDKIYDHINDSEGRVIIACNAGNLGRIQQTIDAAIKLGRRVAFTGEDMDQIIETATRLKKLKIVDKKSIIKPAEIKKFADNELVILETGRMGEPLKALGDMAHRRHKHVKIKDGDLVLAVTSPSVSYETTIARIENDIYKAGGVMKMLASDLKISGHANARDLQFLIDILRPKNLIPIQGEYRELSAHANLAMEMGILPEHIFIAKRGEMVSFEKGEMVPAGVIQAENVMIDGSGVGDIGSVVLRDRKVLSEDGIFIAVITISKTERKIVSKSRVHTRGFVYVKTSRDLMREAGEVVNETVEKYLAGKEFEWADIKGSIRDALGKFLYDQTKRKPVILPVVMEARQPQDLNRRYGKKNNNNKK
- the dapA gene encoding 4-hydroxy-tetrahydrodipicolinate synthase; its protein translation is MSAKETIEKLKNAQIITALVTPFKENGEINFAAFPKLIEDLLAHHTQGLILAGTTAESPTLTHDEELEIFAAVNQLVAGRVPLIAGVGTNDTRDSIEFVKEVAKLGYIDAGLAVTPYYNKPSQEGIYQHFKAIATASDLPIILYNIPGRVVTEIQPDNILRLAELENVIAVKECTTTDNLAYLIENAPDDFLVYTGEDGLAFHAKALGGQGVISVASHILGDEINEMFTELDEGSVQKAATIQRQILPKINALFSVTSPAPIKAVLNHKGYEVGPLRLPLVACTETEAAKIIEKIGK